In Pseudoalteromonas xiamenensis, the following are encoded in one genomic region:
- the ispE gene encoding 4-(cytidine 5'-diphospho)-2-C-methyl-D-erythritol kinase has protein sequence MAVLTLLAPAKLNLFLHINGKRADGYHELETLFTLLDFGDELTFEANEKGSVTIEGAPSDINLADNLIFKAAQMLRPYTAQTTGAHIVLNKRLPMGGGVGGGSSDAATTLLALNELWNCQLNVSELANLGVKLGADVPVFVRGVSAHAQGIGENLLPVSLSEKFYLVVSPGVHVSTAAIFGHPDLPRDTPKLSDGWSMENTRNDCEVLVKKLYPEVEKTLEWLLKYAPSKMTGTGACCFAEFTSREAAERVLQTLPENWQGFVAKSVNCSPVHKQLNIPL, from the coding sequence ATGGCTGTATTAACTTTGTTGGCTCCAGCAAAACTGAACTTGTTTCTACACATTAACGGTAAGCGCGCAGACGGTTATCATGAATTGGAAACCTTATTCACGCTACTCGACTTTGGTGATGAGCTTACGTTTGAAGCCAATGAAAAAGGCTCTGTGACGATTGAAGGTGCTCCGAGTGACATCAACTTAGCAGACAATTTAATTTTTAAAGCCGCGCAAATGTTACGCCCATATACGGCGCAAACTACTGGCGCTCACATTGTGCTGAACAAGCGTCTGCCAATGGGAGGCGGTGTCGGTGGTGGTTCATCGGATGCTGCAACGACGCTTTTGGCACTTAACGAGCTTTGGAATTGCCAATTAAATGTTTCTGAATTGGCAAATCTCGGGGTAAAGCTCGGTGCCGACGTTCCCGTGTTTGTTCGAGGTGTGAGCGCGCATGCACAAGGAATTGGTGAGAACCTACTACCCGTTTCACTTTCTGAAAAGTTTTATTTAGTGGTCAGTCCTGGCGTCCATGTAAGTACGGCCGCCATATTTGGACACCCCGACTTACCTAGAGATACACCGAAACTCAGCGACGGTTGGAGTATGGAAAATACCCGCAATGATTGTGAGGTATTGGTCAAAAAGCTTTACCCCGAGGTTGAAAAGACACTGGAGTGGTTGCTAAAATATGCACCGTCCAAAATGACAGGAACTGGAGCGTGTTGTTTTGCGGAATTTACATCTCGTGAAGCAGCCGAGCGTGTACTCCAAACTCTTCCTGAAAATTGGCAGGGCTTTGTAGCCAAGAGTGTTAACTGTTCCCCTGTCCATAAGCAGTTGAATATACCACTCTAA
- the prfA gene encoding peptide chain release factor 1 produces MKDSVYRKLESLAERYEEVQALLSDPEVIGDQNRFRDLSKEYSELEDVVKTFAAYQVAQEDISTAEEMLKDSDPDMREMAQEEYKEAKARVEELDGELQILMIPKDPRDNNNVFLEVRAGTGGDEAAIFAGDLFRMYSRYAETQKWKVEIISANEGEHGGFKEVIANISGEGVFGKLKFESGAHRVQRVPETESQGRVHTSACTVAVMAELPEAEAIEINPSDLKIDTFRASGAGGQHVNKTDSAIRITHLPTGVVVECQDERSQHKNRAKALSVLSARLQQAEDEKRAAAEASERRNLVGSGDRSERIRTYNFPQGRLTDHRIGLTLYRLNEVMEGDLNCVISPLLVEHQADMLAAMGDE; encoded by the coding sequence ATGAAAGACTCGGTTTACCGAAAGCTGGAATCGCTTGCGGAACGTTACGAAGAAGTACAAGCGCTATTAAGCGATCCTGAAGTCATTGGTGATCAAAACCGTTTCCGTGACCTGTCGAAAGAGTATTCAGAACTCGAAGACGTCGTAAAAACGTTTGCAGCATACCAAGTTGCACAAGAAGACATCTCAACGGCAGAAGAAATGTTGAAGGATTCAGATCCTGACATGCGTGAGATGGCACAAGAAGAATACAAAGAAGCCAAGGCGCGCGTTGAAGAACTTGACGGCGAATTGCAAATCCTAATGATCCCGAAAGACCCTCGTGATAACAACAACGTTTTCCTCGAAGTGCGTGCAGGCACCGGTGGTGACGAAGCGGCTATTTTCGCAGGTGATTTATTCCGTATGTATTCACGTTACGCTGAAACACAAAAATGGAAAGTGGAAATTATTTCCGCTAACGAAGGTGAGCATGGTGGCTTTAAAGAGGTTATTGCAAACATTTCCGGTGAAGGCGTATTTGGTAAGCTGAAATTCGAATCTGGTGCACACCGAGTTCAACGTGTTCCAGAAACTGAATCTCAAGGTCGCGTTCATACATCAGCATGTACTGTCGCGGTGATGGCGGAATTACCTGAAGCGGAAGCCATTGAAATTAACCCTTCAGATTTGAAAATTGATACATTCCGCGCGTCAGGTGCGGGTGGTCAGCACGTTAACAAAACGGATTCTGCAATTCGTATTACTCACTTACCAACCGGTGTAGTAGTAGAATGTCAGGACGAACGTTCACAGCATAAAAACCGTGCCAAAGCGCTTTCAGTTCTTTCAGCACGTCTGCAACAGGCTGAAGACGAGAAACGCGCAGCAGCTGAGGCATCTGAGCGCCGCAACTTAGTTGGTAGTGGTGACCGTTCAGAGCGTATTCGTACTTACAACTTCCCACAAGGTCGTTTAACAGATCACCGTATTGGTTTAACGTTGTATCGCTTAAATGAAGTGATGGAAGGTGACCTTAACTGTGTTATCTCCCCATTGCTTGTCGAACACCAAGCGGACATGCTTGCGGCAATGGGCGACGAATAG
- the pth gene encoding aminoacyl-tRNA hydrolase, with protein MNAFQLLVGLANPGPEYANTRHNAGAWFIEELAKRYNCILKPDSKHHGLVGKVVIQNQEFKLLIPTTYMNLSGKAVSSLANFYKIPPEEILVAHDEMDLEPGIAKLKKGGGHGGHNGLKDIIAKLGNNKEFMRLRIGIGHPGHKDKVTGWVLGKAPANEQAHIDAAVDEAVRCMEILAKDGVLKAQNRLHSFKP; from the coding sequence TTGAATGCATTTCAATTGCTAGTGGGCCTGGCTAATCCAGGCCCCGAATACGCCAACACCCGTCATAATGCAGGCGCATGGTTCATCGAAGAACTTGCAAAGCGCTACAACTGCATCCTAAAACCCGACAGCAAACACCATGGATTAGTCGGCAAAGTCGTGATCCAGAACCAAGAATTCAAACTTCTCATCCCTACAACTTATATGAATTTAAGTGGTAAAGCCGTAAGCAGTCTCGCGAACTTTTATAAGATCCCACCCGAAGAAATTTTAGTCGCTCATGACGAAATGGACCTCGAACCGGGTATCGCTAAACTAAAGAAAGGCGGCGGCCACGGCGGACACAACGGTTTGAAAGACATTATTGCAAAACTCGGCAATAACAAAGAATTTATGCGTTTGCGGATAGGCATAGGACATCCTGGTCACAAAGACAAAGTGACAGGCTGGGTTCTAGGTAAAGCTCCCGCGAATGAACAAGCTCACATCGACGCAGCCGTTGATGAAGCCGTTCGCTGTATGGAAATTTTAGCAAAGGATGGTGTGTTAAAAGCACAAAACAGACTACATTCATTTAAGCCATAG
- a CDS encoding SirB2 family protein — MSYIAIKHTHLLFVVLSILLFYTRSATRIFDSKLAKNKVLFISSHATDTFLLLSAIALIVSSGMSVTQPWLMEKIALVVAYIGLGVVAAKTSSQATRIGLVVVITGLFALIGKLAVSKTAFLL, encoded by the coding sequence ATGTCGTATATTGCAATTAAACACACCCATTTATTATTTGTTGTTTTGAGTATCTTACTTTTTTACACGCGTTCAGCGACACGCATTTTTGATAGTAAGTTAGCTAAAAATAAAGTGTTATTTATCTCTTCTCATGCGACTGACACCTTTCTATTGCTGTCAGCAATTGCGTTAATTGTATCGAGTGGGATGTCGGTTACTCAGCCATGGTTAATGGAAAAAATCGCACTCGTTGTCGCGTATATTGGTTTAGGTGTGGTTGCAGCCAAGACATCGAGTCAGGCTACACGCATTGGTTTGGTTGTTGTAATTACTGGCCTGTTTGCTCTCATTGGCAAGCTTGCAGTAAGTAAAACGGCATTTTTACTGTAA
- the hemA gene encoding glutamyl-tRNA reductase, translating into MTIIALGINHKTASVELREKVAFSPEQLSTALQELKHHPVIKESVIVSTCNRTEMYCNVEEANSQALLSWLASFHGLTENALNDNVYIHQNHDAVNHLMRVACGLDSLVLGEPQILGQIKQAYNSAKQHGGIRLHFERLFQKTFSVAKQVRTETDIGASAVSVAYAAVNLARHIYGQLDKTNVLLIGAGETIELVAKHLAQHSPKKITVANRTIERAEGLAAEIGGDVIALAQLPDTLHQADIVISSTASTLPIIGKGMVEQALKRRKHKPMLFVDIAVPRDIEAQVGELDDAYLYSVDDLQAIVSENMANREQAAKQAEEIIDQRTIEFAQWQRSMQSVDVIREYRSASEQVKNELVEKALNQLSSGKDAESIIIELANKLTNRLTHAPTRAIQEAAKQGDIAMVAQLKHSLGLEQE; encoded by the coding sequence ATGACCATTATCGCACTAGGCATCAATCACAAAACAGCGTCTGTAGAATTACGTGAAAAAGTCGCGTTTTCGCCAGAGCAATTGTCGACGGCTTTGCAAGAGCTTAAGCATCATCCCGTGATTAAAGAATCGGTTATTGTGTCTACCTGTAACCGCACGGAAATGTATTGTAACGTTGAGGAAGCAAATTCCCAAGCCTTGTTGTCTTGGCTTGCCAGTTTCCACGGCCTAACTGAAAATGCCCTGAATGATAACGTCTACATTCACCAAAACCACGATGCGGTAAACCACCTAATGCGCGTTGCTTGTGGACTTGATTCATTGGTTTTGGGCGAGCCGCAAATTCTTGGGCAAATTAAACAAGCATACAATAGCGCGAAGCAACATGGTGGTATTCGTTTGCATTTTGAACGCTTGTTTCAAAAAACGTTTTCAGTGGCAAAGCAAGTGCGTACCGAAACAGACATTGGTGCAAGTGCTGTATCGGTCGCGTATGCAGCGGTAAATTTGGCCCGTCATATTTATGGCCAATTAGACAAAACCAATGTGTTGCTTATTGGCGCGGGTGAAACAATCGAATTAGTGGCAAAACACCTTGCTCAACATTCACCGAAAAAAATTACGGTTGCGAATCGAACAATTGAGCGTGCAGAGGGACTCGCCGCAGAAATTGGCGGAGATGTGATTGCACTTGCCCAACTGCCGGATACGCTTCATCAAGCTGACATCGTCATTAGTTCGACTGCGAGTACTTTGCCCATCATCGGCAAGGGAATGGTTGAGCAAGCCCTGAAACGCAGAAAACATAAACCGATGCTGTTTGTTGATATCGCCGTTCCACGTGACATCGAAGCGCAAGTGGGTGAATTAGATGATGCCTATTTGTATTCTGTTGATGACTTACAAGCGATTGTCAGTGAAAATATGGCCAATCGTGAACAAGCTGCAAAACAAGCAGAAGAAATCATCGATCAAAGAACCATTGAATTTGCACAGTGGCAACGTTCAATGCAATCGGTTGATGTGATTCGAGAATACCGCTCCGCATCGGAGCAAGTAAAAAATGAGCTGGTTGAGAAAGCCTTGAACCAGCTCTCATCAGGCAAAGACGCCGAAAGTATTATTATTGAGTTGGCGAATAAACTAACCAATCGCCTCACACATGCGCCTACACGGGCTATTCAAGAGGCGGCTAAGCAAGGTGATATTGCTATGGTTGCACAACTCAAACACTCCTTGGGATTAGAGCAGGAATAA
- the ychF gene encoding redox-regulated ATPase YchF codes for MGFKCGIVGLPNVGKSTLFNALTKAGIEAANFPFCTIEPNTGVVPVPDPRMEKLAEIVKPERIVPTSMEFVDIAGLVKGASKGEGLGNQFLANIRETDAIGHVVRCFENDNIVHVAGQVNPADDIDVINTELVLSDMESCDKALLRVAKKAKGGDKDAKFEIEVLEKVKAHLDEGLTLRSLKLAKEEHAAISYMNFLTIKPTMYIANVNEDGFENNPYLDQVREIAANENAVVVAVCAAIEAELSELDDEDKAVFMEDLGLEEPGLNRVIRAGYELLNLQTYFTAGVKEVRAWTIPVGATAPQAAGKIHTDFERGFIRAQTIAFDDYIQYRGEAGSKEAGKMRQEGKDYIVKDGDVMNFLFNV; via the coding sequence ATGGGTTTTAAATGTGGTATCGTTGGTCTACCAAACGTTGGTAAGTCAACTCTATTCAACGCACTGACAAAAGCGGGTATCGAAGCGGCTAACTTTCCGTTTTGTACAATTGAACCAAATACCGGTGTTGTGCCAGTTCCCGATCCACGCATGGAAAAACTTGCTGAAATCGTAAAACCTGAGCGTATCGTGCCTACTTCAATGGAATTCGTGGACATCGCGGGTCTTGTTAAAGGTGCGTCAAAAGGCGAAGGTCTTGGTAACCAATTCCTAGCAAACATTCGCGAAACCGATGCAATCGGTCACGTCGTACGTTGTTTTGAAAATGATAATATCGTTCACGTTGCGGGCCAAGTAAACCCAGCTGACGACATTGACGTAATCAATACTGAACTTGTTCTTTCTGATATGGAAAGCTGCGACAAGGCATTGCTACGTGTTGCGAAGAAAGCGAAAGGCGGCGATAAAGACGCTAAGTTCGAAATCGAAGTGCTAGAGAAAGTTAAAGCTCACCTTGATGAAGGCTTAACTCTTCGCTCATTAAAACTTGCGAAAGAAGAACATGCGGCAATTTCGTACATGAACTTCCTAACGATTAAGCCGACGATGTACATCGCTAACGTAAACGAAGATGGTTTTGAAAATAACCCATACCTTGATCAAGTGCGTGAAATTGCAGCGAATGAGAATGCGGTAGTCGTAGCCGTTTGTGCAGCTATCGAAGCTGAACTTTCTGAGCTGGATGATGAAGACAAAGCGGTGTTTATGGAAGATTTGGGCCTAGAAGAGCCTGGTCTAAATCGCGTGATTCGTGCCGGTTATGAACTTCTAAATCTTCAAACATATTTCACGGCTGGCGTAAAAGAAGTCAGAGCTTGGACAATCCCTGTAGGTGCAACGGCACCACAAGCAGCAGGTAAAATCCACACAGACTTTGAACGTGGCTTTATCCGTGCTCAAACCATCGCATTTGACGACTACATTCAATACCGTGGCGAAGCTGGTTCTAAAGAAGCAGGTAAAATGCGCCAGGAAGGTAAAGATTACATCGTTAAAGATGGCGATGTAATGAACTTCTTATTCAATGTTTAA
- a CDS encoding 50S ribosomal protein L25/general stress protein Ctc: protein MSNELYTLNAEVRADLGTGASRRLRREEKVPAILYGAEKEALALTLDHNKVIKAQEDEGFYSHILTLNIGGESVEAILKDIQRHPYKPKVTHLDFQRVDPSHKIHTKVPVHFLNEEKATKGGNTVAHHVTEIEIVCLPKNLPEFVEVDLAGIEVGQTIHLTDVKLPAGVVSVELAKGADHDQAVVTLNAPKGGASEETTEAAE, encoded by the coding sequence ATGTCTAACGAATTATACACTTTGAATGCAGAAGTACGCGCTGATTTAGGTACTGGTGCGAGCCGCCGCCTACGCCGCGAAGAGAAAGTTCCTGCAATCCTTTACGGTGCAGAGAAAGAGGCGCTAGCACTTACTCTTGATCACAACAAAGTAATCAAAGCACAAGAAGACGAAGGTTTCTACTCACACATTCTTACACTAAACATTGGTGGTGAGTCTGTAGAAGCAATCCTTAAAGATATCCAACGTCACCCATACAAGCCTAAAGTAACTCACTTAGACTTCCAACGTGTTGACCCTAGCCACAAAATCCACACTAAAGTGCCAGTACACTTCCTAAACGAAGAGAAAGCAACTAAAGGTGGCAATACTGTAGCTCACCACGTAACTGAGATCGAGATTGTATGTCTTCCTAAGAACCTTCCTGAGTTCGTAGAAGTTGACTTAGCTGGTATCGAAGTTGGTCAAACAATCCACCTTACTGACGTTAAACTTCCAGCAGGCGTTGTTTCTGTTGAGTTAGCGAAAGGTGCTGATCACGACCAAGCAGTTGTTACTCTTAACGCTCCTAAAGGCGGCGCTTCAGAAGAAACAACAGAAGCAGCTGAGTAA
- a CDS encoding DUF3369 domain-containing protein — translation MDDFLFSDEPHDVAEPQEVGRWKVIIVDDEPEVHAVTKLALSDFEFQKKKLEFISAYSGEEAKKVIVEHADAAIVLLDVVMESDDAGLQVARFIRETAKNNHIRIILRTGQPGQAPERQVIVNYDINDYKSKTELTAQKLFTVVMSSLRSYRDILAIEQSRQGLEKIICASRDIFAAHSIEHFIQGVLQQLTSLLGTVDEAMYATSLVASNATTTQNSQLVVFTGRGEFEKSEGKPISEVLTEEQLNACQEALKQKGIVYKDNYLFAYCSSEYNHSSMLFVSGIPEFLTETQKHLIEIFAQNVQLAYENVQLQAEIEDTQQELVYRLSEALEQRSTETGNHVKRVSHICYALAKGYGLSNRECDLIRIAAPLHDVGKVGIPDAILNKPAKLDDGEWNVMKTHTDKGFQILKDSRREIVNAGAIIARDHHEKWDGSGYPKGKKGEEIHVFGRIVALADVYDALRHNRCYKPAWEISEVQAEISNQSGKHFDPKLVSIFNSIVDELEKILELYPDH, via the coding sequence ATGGATGACTTTTTATTCTCTGATGAGCCACATGATGTTGCCGAGCCACAAGAAGTAGGCAGATGGAAAGTGATCATCGTAGATGATGAACCTGAAGTCCATGCGGTGACCAAATTAGCGCTGAGCGATTTTGAGTTCCAAAAAAAGAAACTGGAGTTTATATCTGCTTATTCTGGTGAAGAAGCAAAAAAAGTGATTGTAGAACATGCCGATGCGGCAATTGTTCTGCTAGACGTTGTGATGGAAAGCGACGATGCAGGTTTACAGGTCGCGCGATTTATTCGAGAAACGGCAAAAAATAATCACATTCGCATCATCTTGCGTACCGGTCAGCCAGGACAAGCACCGGAGCGTCAAGTCATTGTCAATTACGACATTAACGACTACAAATCGAAAACTGAACTAACGGCACAAAAATTATTCACTGTCGTCATGTCGAGTCTACGCTCCTATCGCGATATTCTCGCTATCGAACAATCACGGCAGGGTCTTGAGAAAATTATTTGCGCATCGCGTGATATTTTTGCAGCGCATTCTATCGAACATTTCATTCAAGGTGTGTTGCAACAGTTGACGTCATTGTTGGGTACAGTTGATGAAGCAATGTACGCCACGTCATTAGTCGCGAGTAATGCCACTACAACTCAAAACAGTCAATTAGTCGTCTTTACAGGCCGTGGTGAGTTTGAGAAAAGCGAAGGTAAGCCGATAAGCGAAGTGCTTACCGAAGAGCAGTTAAATGCTTGCCAAGAAGCGTTAAAGCAAAAAGGTATCGTTTATAAAGACAATTACCTCTTTGCATATTGTTCAAGTGAGTACAACCACAGCTCAATGTTGTTCGTATCTGGTATCCCTGAGTTTTTGACTGAGACTCAAAAACATCTCATTGAAATTTTTGCTCAAAATGTTCAATTAGCATACGAAAACGTGCAGCTTCAAGCTGAAATTGAAGACACTCAGCAGGAGCTGGTTTATCGACTCAGTGAAGCGCTAGAACAGCGCTCTACGGAAACGGGTAATCACGTTAAACGTGTTTCACACATCTGTTACGCATTGGCAAAAGGCTATGGTTTGTCAAATCGCGAGTGTGACTTAATTCGTATTGCCGCACCGTTACATGACGTAGGCAAAGTCGGTATTCCTGACGCGATTTTAAATAAGCCTGCCAAACTCGATGATGGCGAATGGAATGTGATGAAGACCCACACCGACAAGGGTTTCCAAATACTAAAAGATTCTCGTCGTGAAATCGTCAATGCAGGTGCAATCATTGCGCGTGACCATCATGAGAAATGGGATGGTAGCGGTTATCCAAAAGGCAAAAAAGGCGAAGAAATCCATGTGTTTGGTCGCATTGTAGCGCTTGCAGATGTCTATGATGCACTTAGACATAATCGGTGTTATAAACCAGCTTGGGAAATTTCTGAAGTACAAGCGGAAATTTCAAACCAAAGTGGTAAACATTTTGACCCTAAACTTGTTTCCATCTTCAACAGTATTGTTGATGAATTAGAAAAAATATTAGAACTTTACCCGGACCACTAA
- a CDS encoding tetratricopeptide repeat protein — MTEPWFDEQDYTEDYYPTPIYRCIQAELQWDAQAKVNEVCSLLANLEQRIMALVIELPDPHKRVDKLLDLFYTEWLFSGTSQDVPDFQLNSLCYLLQMHSGSPTSLAILLVHLLEVAELGGNLCLTQGDVMVHVGISDEEGYMIDPTNGQQSWYIMPENAKEEDSEPLELVIGEEILKLFLAQQKWAFIGAEKFGHALSCVDMLMSLLGNDPYERRDRGYLLNQLDCPKMAKEDLQFFVDECPDDPTIELIQMQIAELSDYNNILH; from the coding sequence ATGACAGAACCGTGGTTCGACGAACAGGATTACACCGAAGACTATTACCCGACACCGATTTACCGTTGTATTCAAGCTGAATTGCAATGGGACGCGCAGGCAAAAGTCAATGAGGTCTGTTCATTACTGGCGAACCTAGAGCAGCGCATTATGGCGCTTGTGATTGAACTACCCGATCCTCACAAACGAGTCGATAAATTACTCGATTTGTTTTATACCGAGTGGTTGTTCAGTGGTACAAGCCAAGATGTGCCTGATTTCCAATTAAATAGTTTGTGCTATCTGTTGCAAATGCACAGTGGTAGTCCTACGTCATTGGCCATTCTGTTAGTTCATTTGCTCGAAGTGGCCGAACTCGGTGGTAATCTATGCCTCACTCAAGGTGACGTTATGGTTCACGTTGGTATCAGTGATGAAGAAGGCTATATGATTGACCCAACAAATGGTCAACAGTCTTGGTACATCATGCCAGAAAATGCCAAAGAAGAGGATAGTGAACCACTTGAGTTAGTGATTGGTGAAGAAATCTTAAAACTGTTTTTGGCTCAGCAAAAATGGGCGTTTATCGGTGCAGAAAAATTTGGCCATGCGCTAAGTTGTGTCGATATGCTCATGAGTCTTTTGGGGAACGACCCATACGAGCGTCGCGACCGAGGTTATCTGCTCAATCAACTTGATTGCCCAAAGATGGCCAAAGAAGATCTACAATTTTTCGTCGACGAATGTCCAGACGACCCCACGATCGAATTAATTCAAATGCAGATCGCTGAATTATCGGATTACAATAATATTCTGCACTAA
- the prmC gene encoding peptide chain release factor N(5)-glutamine methyltransferase, translated as MSTQSIAQALAWATSEFSAISDSPKLDAQVLLLHVIEKPKSYLYGWSDAQLLEAQQSHLERLVARRKQGEPIAHITGTREFWSLPFYVNASTLIPRPDTETLVETVLAQALPEDTKLLDLGTGTGAIALSLANEHPSWRVTAIDYSSDAVELAKRNRQALALEHVNILQGSWYEPLKGEQFNVIVSNPPYIDPEDPHLEQGDVRFEPRSALVAEDEGYADLFHIISEGRKHLLPGGFMALEHGYNQAAVIHNFFAQLAYINILTIKDMAGCDRITVATWP; from the coding sequence GTGAGCACCCAATCAATAGCCCAAGCACTCGCTTGGGCTACTTCTGAATTTTCCGCTATTTCTGACTCGCCAAAATTAGACGCTCAAGTCCTGCTTTTACACGTTATCGAAAAACCAAAGAGCTATTTATACGGATGGTCTGATGCGCAGTTGCTTGAAGCACAACAGTCGCATTTAGAACGATTGGTTGCGAGACGAAAGCAAGGGGAACCTATTGCGCACATTACTGGGACTCGTGAGTTTTGGAGTTTACCGTTTTACGTTAATGCCAGTACATTGATCCCAAGACCGGATACCGAGACGTTAGTCGAAACAGTTCTAGCGCAAGCATTGCCTGAAGATACAAAGCTGCTGGATTTAGGCACGGGCACGGGTGCAATCGCACTTTCTCTTGCGAATGAGCACCCAAGTTGGCGAGTGACCGCCATCGACTATTCAAGCGACGCGGTTGAGCTTGCAAAACGCAATCGTCAGGCTTTGGCACTTGAGCATGTAAACATTCTTCAAGGCAGTTGGTATGAACCCCTCAAGGGTGAACAGTTTAATGTGATTGTAAGCAATCCTCCGTATATTGACCCAGAAGATCCGCATTTAGAGCAAGGTGATGTGCGCTTTGAACCTCGCAGTGCTTTGGTGGCTGAAGACGAGGGCTATGCGGATCTGTTTCACATTATTTCTGAAGGACGAAAACATCTTCTTCCTGGTGGATTTATGGCCCTTGAACACGGTTACAATCAAGCTGCTGTAATACACAACTTTTTTGCACAATTGGCGTATATTAATATACTTACAATAAAAGATATGGCAGGGTGTGACAGAATAACGGTTGCAACATGGCCATGA
- the lolB gene encoding lipoprotein insertase outer membrane protein LolB: protein MKRFHLILLIFLMFMGGCAQKIPTQSAASRNWKGELNQLSHWQLKGKVAFLTEKKKQSANLNWQFDHPHHKIKLTSFIGTQILSLEENDNGVVIDMGDERFAGFQTDVLLQQLTGFLLPVDQAHLWLTAQMPLRDAMFDEQSRLKSGDWYDTTGNQWHIVYDKYQMTNGLWLPSRLSLKTEQMTIKLQINEWTL from the coding sequence TTGAAACGATTTCATTTGATTTTGCTCATATTTTTAATGTTTATGGGCGGTTGCGCTCAGAAAATTCCTACGCAAAGCGCAGCTTCTCGAAACTGGAAAGGCGAGTTAAATCAGCTTAGTCATTGGCAATTGAAAGGTAAAGTGGCCTTTTTAACAGAAAAGAAAAAGCAATCAGCCAACTTGAATTGGCAATTTGACCATCCTCACCACAAGATTAAATTAACCAGCTTTATTGGCACTCAAATTTTAAGCCTCGAAGAAAACGACAATGGCGTTGTTATCGACATGGGTGATGAACGTTTCGCAGGATTCCAAACCGATGTTCTGTTGCAGCAACTGACGGGCTTCTTACTTCCAGTGGACCAAGCTCATTTGTGGCTGACTGCGCAAATGCCCCTTCGTGACGCCATGTTTGATGAACAATCTCGATTAAAAAGTGGTGATTGGTACGATACGACAGGTAACCAATGGCATATTGTTTACGATAAGTACCAAATGACGAACGGACTGTGGTTGCCCTCACGACTTTCGTTAAAAACCGAACAAATGACCATCAAACTACAAATTAATGAGTGGACGTTATAA